In the Euphorbia lathyris chromosome 5, ddEupLath1.1, whole genome shotgun sequence genome, one interval contains:
- the LOC136231220 gene encoding protein ENHANCED DOWNY MILDEW 2-like isoform X2 yields MESSDEEGEISIVAAVNYYFHDDREEPVSFSILPLVWDQNEGFLRTERELVLRGTCESGLQTLYVPVIAWKFELSYALPEIYVLSKRNKWIMLQKPRKSSEHIFLKVLITVRWLHFIKRNPDASEPTVWAHLLKSFSSYDIPNFLNNLLDHKPLIEEAARRDKAIKASKDHQTKSDDSSGEEEDDIFDSVCAICDDGGDLLWCNGRCLRSFHPMVSDGVDSKCASLGFRNKGEYENIRVFQCENCLASKHQCYACGHLGSSARSSSQEVFPCASATCGHFYHPECVSRLLHAGNQNQANELADKIIAGESFVCPAHKCFSCNQREGAEVHELQFAICRRCPKVYHRKCLPRSIVFSCASTETNLARAWENLLPKKRILIYCMEHKIDRHLKTPLRDNVIFPGTEVTKRTNLSVCLDIGRTALKKPKLNEDPCNDGVTIGNSFENAKRYSTEGFKLLKKSNGDVSASKPLEKDGSVWGWSNLAETSKFVSSNNSIQRSIASRKVKNGIPDKQIMEKKTISSPSSDPEMEKKILNLMKDVESKFDVEEYKERHLPDSYLYRSKSVNEKSMTLGKVEGSVQAVRTAMQKLEEGCSIEEAKALCPPEILKQICRWKKMLKVRLAPFFYGSRYTSYGRHFTQVEKLKQIIDRLQCYVQDGDTVVDFCCGSNDFSCLLKEKLEKTGKSCSFKNYDIIQAKKDFCFERRDWMSVGLDELPDGSQLIIGLNPPFGTNASLANQFIKKALEFKPKLIILIVPRQTERLSAKAPYQLIWKDETLLSGKAFYLPGSVDVNDKKLDDWNVSPPPLYLWSHVDWATKYEAIAQACSHLPNYW; encoded by the exons ATGGAATCATCTGATGAAGAGGGTGAGATTTCGATAGTTGCTGCCGTAAATTATTATTTCCATGATGATAGAGAGGAACCAGTCTCGTTTTCGATTTTGCCACTAGTGTGGGACCAAAATGAGGGATTTCTTAGGACAGAAAGAGAATTAGTTCTGCGGGGAACTTGCGAATCTGGACTTCAAACACTCTACGTGCCTGTCATAGCTTGGAAGTTTGAACTTTCGTATGCGCTACCAGAAATATATGTCCTCTCTAAGAGAAACAAATGGATTATGCTTCAGAAACCAAGAAAGTCTTCGGAGCATATTTTCTTAAAAGTTTTGATAACAGTCCGGTGGCTTCATTTTATTAAAAGGAATCCGGATGCATCTGAGCCAACTGTGTGGGCTCACTTGCTTAAAAGCTTTAG CTCATATGATATTCCAAATTTTCTGAATAATCTGTTGGATCACAAGCCATTAATTGAGGAAGCAGCAAGAAGGGACAAAGCCATAAAAGCATCTAAG GATCATCAGACAAAAAGTGATGACAGTAGTGGTGAAGAAGAAGACGATATCTTTGATAGTGTTTGTGCCATTTGTGACGACGGGGGCGATCTTTTGTG GTGTAATGGAAGGTGCTTGAGATCATTTCATCCAATGGTTAGTGATGGGGTGGACTCGAAATGCGCATCCCTTGGTTTTAGAAATAAGGGTGAATATGAA AATATTCGAGTTTTTCAGTGTGAGAATTGTCTTGCTTCGAAACATCAATGCTATGCTTGTGGCCATTTGGGATCTTCTGCTAGATCTTCCAGTCAAGAG GTCTTTCCTTGTGCTTCGGCCACTTGTGGTCACTTTTATCACCCGGAATGCGTTTCAAGACTGCTTCATGCTGGTAACCAAAATCAAGCAAACGAATTAGCAGATAAAATCATTGCAGGGgagtcttttgtgtgtcctgCTCATAAATGTTTTAGTTGTAACCAGCGCGAAGGCGCTGAAGTACATGAGTTACAATTTGCAATCTGTAGACGCTGTCCTAAAGTATATCATAGGAAATGTTTACCAAG GAGCATTGTCTTTTCCTGCGCAAGCACCGAAACTAATTTAGCTAGGGCTTGGGAAAATTTGTTGCCAAAAAAAAGGATTTTGATATACTGCAT GGAACATAAGATTGATAGGCATCTAAAGACTCCTCTTAGGGACAATGTAATATTTCCAGGCACTGAAGTGACAAAGAGAACTAATTTATCTGTATGTCTTGATATTGGAAGAACTGCTTTGAAGAAACCAAAACTTAATGAAGACCCCTGTAATGATGGTGTTACTATTGGTAATTCTTTTGAAAATGCAAAAAGATACTCAACAGAGGGTTTTAAACTCCTCAAAAAATCAAATGGAGATGTCTCTGCTTCAAAGCCATTGGAGAAGGATGGATCGGTTTGGGGTTGGTCAAACTTAGCAGAGACAAGCAAGTTTGTTTCTAGTAACAATTCTATACAGCGGAGTATTGCGAGCAGGAAAGTCAAGAATGGTATTCCAGATAAGCAAATAAtggaaaagaaaacaatttCATCGCCTTCATCTGACCCTGAAATGGAAAAAAA AATTCTGAACCTTATGAAAGATGTCGAATCCAAATTTGATGTAGAAGAATACAAGGAAAGGCATCTACCAGATTCATATTTATACCGCTCCAAAAGTGTGAATGAAAAGTCGATGACACTGGGAAAGGTGGAGGGCTCCGTCCAG GCTGTCCGTACTGCCATGCAGAAACTAGAAGAAGGCTGTAGCATTGAGGAGGCAAAAGCTCTTTGTCCTCCTGAAATCCTCAAACAGATTTGCAGATGGAAG AAAATGCTTAAAGTCCGACTTGCACCCTTCTTTTATGGATCACGTTATACATCTTATGGTCGCCATTTTACACAAGTGGAGAAGCTCAAGCAG ATTATTGATAGGCTCCAATGTTATGTGCAAGATGGTGATACG GTAGTAGACTTCTGCTGTGGTTCTAATGATTTCAGTTGTCTGCTGAAAGAAAAGCTTGAAAAAACTGGGAAGTCATGTTCATTCAAGAACTATGACATAATACAAGCGAAG AAggatttttgttttgagagaaGAGATTGGATGAGTGTTGGATTAGATGAACTGCCTGACGGTTCACAACTG ATAATTGGGCTGAATCCTCCGTTCGGGACAAATGCATCTCTTGCTAATCAATTCATTAAGAAGGCTCTGGAGTTTAAGCCGAAGCTAATTATTCTGATAGTTCCAAGACAAACTGAAAG GCTAAGCGCAAAGGCTCCATATCAGTTAATATGGAAGGATGAAACATTACTTTCAGGCAAG GCATTTTATCTTCCTGGATCAGTGGACGTGAATGACAAGAAGCTAGACGATTGGAATGTAAGCCCACCTCCGCTGTACCTTTGGAGCCATGTTGATTGGGCTACAAAATACGAAGCAATAGCACAAGCATGCAGCCACTTACCTAATTATTGGTGA
- the LOC136231220 gene encoding protein ENHANCED DOWNY MILDEW 2-like isoform X1 gives MESSDEEGEISIVAAVNYYFHDDREEPVSFSILPLVWDQNEGFLRTERELVLRGTCESGLQTLYVPVIAWKFELSYALPEIYVLSKRNKWIMLQKPRKSSEHIFLKVLITVRWLHFIKRNPDASEPTVWAHLLKSFSSYDIPNFLNNLLDHKPLIEEAARRDKAIKASKPFRKFVEKCLNGITSHEDHQTKSDDSSGEEEDDIFDSVCAICDDGGDLLWCNGRCLRSFHPMVSDGVDSKCASLGFRNKGEYENIRVFQCENCLASKHQCYACGHLGSSARSSSQEVFPCASATCGHFYHPECVSRLLHAGNQNQANELADKIIAGESFVCPAHKCFSCNQREGAEVHELQFAICRRCPKVYHRKCLPRSIVFSCASTETNLARAWENLLPKKRILIYCMEHKIDRHLKTPLRDNVIFPGTEVTKRTNLSVCLDIGRTALKKPKLNEDPCNDGVTIGNSFENAKRYSTEGFKLLKKSNGDVSASKPLEKDGSVWGWSNLAETSKFVSSNNSIQRSIASRKVKNGIPDKQIMEKKTISSPSSDPEMEKKILNLMKDVESKFDVEEYKERHLPDSYLYRSKSVNEKSMTLGKVEGSVQAVRTAMQKLEEGCSIEEAKALCPPEILKQICRWKKMLKVRLAPFFYGSRYTSYGRHFTQVEKLKQIIDRLQCYVQDGDTVVDFCCGSNDFSCLLKEKLEKTGKSCSFKNYDIIQAKKDFCFERRDWMSVGLDELPDGSQLIIGLNPPFGTNASLANQFIKKALEFKPKLIILIVPRQTERLSAKAPYQLIWKDETLLSGKAFYLPGSVDVNDKKLDDWNVSPPPLYLWSHVDWATKYEAIAQACSHLPNYW, from the exons ATGGAATCATCTGATGAAGAGGGTGAGATTTCGATAGTTGCTGCCGTAAATTATTATTTCCATGATGATAGAGAGGAACCAGTCTCGTTTTCGATTTTGCCACTAGTGTGGGACCAAAATGAGGGATTTCTTAGGACAGAAAGAGAATTAGTTCTGCGGGGAACTTGCGAATCTGGACTTCAAACACTCTACGTGCCTGTCATAGCTTGGAAGTTTGAACTTTCGTATGCGCTACCAGAAATATATGTCCTCTCTAAGAGAAACAAATGGATTATGCTTCAGAAACCAAGAAAGTCTTCGGAGCATATTTTCTTAAAAGTTTTGATAACAGTCCGGTGGCTTCATTTTATTAAAAGGAATCCGGATGCATCTGAGCCAACTGTGTGGGCTCACTTGCTTAAAAGCTTTAG CTCATATGATATTCCAAATTTTCTGAATAATCTGTTGGATCACAAGCCATTAATTGAGGAAGCAGCAAGAAGGGACAAAGCCATAAAAGCATCTAAG CCTTTTCGTAAATTTGTTGAGAAGTGTCTGAATGGCATAACTTCTCACGAG GATCATCAGACAAAAAGTGATGACAGTAGTGGTGAAGAAGAAGACGATATCTTTGATAGTGTTTGTGCCATTTGTGACGACGGGGGCGATCTTTTGTG GTGTAATGGAAGGTGCTTGAGATCATTTCATCCAATGGTTAGTGATGGGGTGGACTCGAAATGCGCATCCCTTGGTTTTAGAAATAAGGGTGAATATGAA AATATTCGAGTTTTTCAGTGTGAGAATTGTCTTGCTTCGAAACATCAATGCTATGCTTGTGGCCATTTGGGATCTTCTGCTAGATCTTCCAGTCAAGAG GTCTTTCCTTGTGCTTCGGCCACTTGTGGTCACTTTTATCACCCGGAATGCGTTTCAAGACTGCTTCATGCTGGTAACCAAAATCAAGCAAACGAATTAGCAGATAAAATCATTGCAGGGgagtcttttgtgtgtcctgCTCATAAATGTTTTAGTTGTAACCAGCGCGAAGGCGCTGAAGTACATGAGTTACAATTTGCAATCTGTAGACGCTGTCCTAAAGTATATCATAGGAAATGTTTACCAAG GAGCATTGTCTTTTCCTGCGCAAGCACCGAAACTAATTTAGCTAGGGCTTGGGAAAATTTGTTGCCAAAAAAAAGGATTTTGATATACTGCAT GGAACATAAGATTGATAGGCATCTAAAGACTCCTCTTAGGGACAATGTAATATTTCCAGGCACTGAAGTGACAAAGAGAACTAATTTATCTGTATGTCTTGATATTGGAAGAACTGCTTTGAAGAAACCAAAACTTAATGAAGACCCCTGTAATGATGGTGTTACTATTGGTAATTCTTTTGAAAATGCAAAAAGATACTCAACAGAGGGTTTTAAACTCCTCAAAAAATCAAATGGAGATGTCTCTGCTTCAAAGCCATTGGAGAAGGATGGATCGGTTTGGGGTTGGTCAAACTTAGCAGAGACAAGCAAGTTTGTTTCTAGTAACAATTCTATACAGCGGAGTATTGCGAGCAGGAAAGTCAAGAATGGTATTCCAGATAAGCAAATAAtggaaaagaaaacaatttCATCGCCTTCATCTGACCCTGAAATGGAAAAAAA AATTCTGAACCTTATGAAAGATGTCGAATCCAAATTTGATGTAGAAGAATACAAGGAAAGGCATCTACCAGATTCATATTTATACCGCTCCAAAAGTGTGAATGAAAAGTCGATGACACTGGGAAAGGTGGAGGGCTCCGTCCAG GCTGTCCGTACTGCCATGCAGAAACTAGAAGAAGGCTGTAGCATTGAGGAGGCAAAAGCTCTTTGTCCTCCTGAAATCCTCAAACAGATTTGCAGATGGAAG AAAATGCTTAAAGTCCGACTTGCACCCTTCTTTTATGGATCACGTTATACATCTTATGGTCGCCATTTTACACAAGTGGAGAAGCTCAAGCAG ATTATTGATAGGCTCCAATGTTATGTGCAAGATGGTGATACG GTAGTAGACTTCTGCTGTGGTTCTAATGATTTCAGTTGTCTGCTGAAAGAAAAGCTTGAAAAAACTGGGAAGTCATGTTCATTCAAGAACTATGACATAATACAAGCGAAG AAggatttttgttttgagagaaGAGATTGGATGAGTGTTGGATTAGATGAACTGCCTGACGGTTCACAACTG ATAATTGGGCTGAATCCTCCGTTCGGGACAAATGCATCTCTTGCTAATCAATTCATTAAGAAGGCTCTGGAGTTTAAGCCGAAGCTAATTATTCTGATAGTTCCAAGACAAACTGAAAG GCTAAGCGCAAAGGCTCCATATCAGTTAATATGGAAGGATGAAACATTACTTTCAGGCAAG GCATTTTATCTTCCTGGATCAGTGGACGTGAATGACAAGAAGCTAGACGATTGGAATGTAAGCCCACCTCCGCTGTACCTTTGGAGCCATGTTGATTGGGCTACAAAATACGAAGCAATAGCACAAGCATGCAGCCACTTACCTAATTATTGGTGA